From Plectropomus leopardus isolate mb chromosome 17, YSFRI_Pleo_2.0, whole genome shotgun sequence, a single genomic window includes:
- the LOC121956799 gene encoding polycomb protein suz12-B-like gives MAPQKQSSSGGSHPVGSGGKANGLYQSSSAMAAAKKPNMQLIQADHELFLQAFEKPTQIYRFLRTRNLIAPIFLHRTLTYMSHRNSRNNTKRKSSKVDNLLFKVEKMRGEQQGHSLASNLQLTFTGFFHKAGKPSQDSENEQNSVSLEVLLVKVCHKKRKDVSCPVRQVPTGKKQVPLNPDTSAGVQAKPGSFPSLLVPSSEFEPSNSHMVKSYSLLFRVSRPGYSRTQINGLANGENHHNRDFTEEVVNRKRRSSSHREEGETTFVAQMTVFDKNRRLQLLDGEYEVSMQEMEECPVNKKRATWETILDGKCLPPFENFSQGPTLQFTLRWTSDSCDRSTAPVAKPLATRNSETNQDTRPSTLRATHTLAVKESINADVQTRREQISAEPRQKLRIFYQFQYNNNTRQQTEARDDLHCPWCTLNCRKLYSLIKHLKLSHSRFIFNYVPHPKGAKIEVSINECYDGSYAGNPQDIHSQPGFAFSRNGPVKRTAVTHVVVCRPKRTKASLSEFLEPEEGDQEQPIISGHNRLYFHSDSCVPLRPQEMEVDSEDERDPDWLKEKTAKQIEEFTDVNEGEKEIMKLWNLHVMKHGFIADNQMNKSCLLFANHHGLHIVKNNLCRNFLLHLISMHDFNLITTQTIDQAMARLRLLQSQNAHRDKDRVEEEEEEEEEDWETAVESQPELDPDPDLDPSECTPCNDETSYSSIVENGNQQQQKEEL, from the exons ATGGCGCCACAGAAGCAGAGCTCCTCAGGTGGAAGCCATCCGGTGGGTTCAGGAGGAAAAGCCAACGGGTTATACCAGTCCTCCTCTGCGATGGCAGCAGCCAAGAAGCCCAACATGCAACTCATTCAAGCCGACCACGAGTTGTTCCTACAGGCCTTCGAGA AGCCCACCCAAATCTACAGGTTCCTGCGCACTAGGAATTTGATTGCT CCTATATTCTTGCACAGGACACTCACCTATATGTCGCACAGAAACTCAAGGAATAACAccaaaag GAAAAGCTCCAAGGTTGACAATCTGTTGTTCAAAGTGGAAAAGATGAGAGGCGAACAGCAGGGTCACAG CTTGGCCTCTAATCTGCAGCTCACCTTTACTGGCTTCTTTCATAAAGCTG GGAAGCCGTCTCAGGACAGTGAGAATGAGCAGAACTCTGTCTCTCTGGAGGTGCTGCTGGTCAAAGTCTGTCACAAGAAGAGGAAG GATGTGAGTTGTCCGGTGAGGCAGGTCCCTACAGGGAAGAAGCAGGTTCCTCTCAACCCAGACACGAGCGCTGGAGTCCAGGCCAAGCCGGGCTCCTTCCCCTCCCTGCTGGTTCCCAGCAGCGAGTTTGAACCCAGCAACTCTCACATGGTCAAGTCCTACTCGCTGCTCTTTAGAGTGTCAAGGCCCGGATACTCTCGAACACAGATCAATGGCCTGGCCAACGGAGAGAACCACCACAACCGAG ATTTTACAGAGGAAGTGgtaaacaggaagaggaggagctcCTCTCACCGGGAGGAGGGAGAAACCACATTTGTGGCTCAGATGACTGTCTTTGATaaaaacag GCGTCTGCAGCTGCTCGATGGAGAGTATGAGGTGTCTATGCAAGAGATGGAAGAGTGTCCGGTCAATAAGAAGAGGGCAACCTGGGAGACCATCCTGGAcggaaag TGTCTTCCACCATTTGAGAATTTCTCTCAGGGACCCACCCTGCAGTTCACCCTGCGCTGGACCAGCGATTCCTGTGATCGTTCCACAGCACCTGTGGCTAAACCTCTGGCCACCCGCAACTCCGAGACCAACCAGGACACCAGACCAAGCACCCTGAGAGCCACACACACTCTGG ctgttaAAGAATCAATAAATGCTGATGTTCAAACCAGAAGAGAACAAATCTCAGCTGAGCCCCGACAGAAGCTACGCATCTTTTACCAG TTCCAGTACAACAACAACACTCGGCAGCAGACGGAGGCTAGAGATGACCTCCACTGTCCCTGGTGTACCCTCAACTGCAGGAAGCTCTACAGTCTGATCAAACACCTCAAACTGTCTCACTCCCGCTTCATCTTCAACTACGTG CCTCATCCTAAAGGAGCAAAGATCGAGGTCTCCATCAACGAGTGTTACGATGGTTCGTATGCAGGGAACCCTCAGGACATCCACAGTCAGCCGGGCTTCGCCTTCAGCAGGAACGGCCCAGTCAAGAGGACCGCCGTCACCCACGTTGTCGTCTGCAG aCCCAAGAGGACAAAGGCAAGTCTGTCTGAGTTCCTGGAGCCTGAGGAAGGTGATCAGGAGCAGCCGATCATCAGCGGACACAACCGTCTCTACTTCCATAGCGACAGCTGCGTGCCACTCCGGCCTCAGGAGATGGAAGTGGACAGCGAGGACGAGAGGGACCCCGACTGGCTCAAAGAGAAGACAGCTAAG CAAATTGAGGAGTTCACTGATGTCAACGAGGGGGAGAAGGAGATCATGAAGCTCTGGAACCTCCATGTCATGAAGCACGG CTTCATAGCCGACAACCAGATGAACAAGTCCTGCCTGCTGTTTGCCAATCACCACGGCCTCCACATCGTCAAAAACAACCTCTGTCGGAACTTCCTGCTGCACCTGATCAGCATGCACGACTTCAACCTGATCACCACGCAGACCATCGACCAGGCCATGGCCCGCCTCCGCCTGCTGCAGAGCCAAAACGCTCACAGGGACAAAGacagggtggaggaggaggaggaggaggaagaggaggactgGGAGACGGCCGTGGAGTCCCAACCAGAGCTGGATCCAGATCCCGATCTGGATCCATCCGAGTGTACGCCCTGTAACGATGAGACTAGCTACAGTAGCATTGTGGAGAATggaaaccagcagcagcagaaggaggAGCTGTGA